In Kitasatospora gansuensis, a genomic segment contains:
- a CDS encoding ATP-binding protein, which yields MLATTTAPTAAVGRRRTSACTMPAVPTSVPALRHFARTSARHWDVAVDTVEALALVVTELVTNAVRHSGGPDVTLLLTVDTGTLTVHVMDNGRWRPRPALRDLVDDPACGGRGLRLVEEYADSCALWRTVAGTRVEVGLSLAQVSATPTPDHVY from the coding sequence ATGCTCGCCACCACCACCGCCCCCACCGCCGCCGTCGGCCGCAGGAGAACGTCCGCCTGCACGATGCCCGCGGTCCCCACCTCGGTGCCCGCCCTGCGGCATTTCGCACGGACATCGGCGCGGCACTGGGATGTCGCCGTGGACACCGTCGAGGCGCTGGCGCTCGTCGTCACCGAGCTGGTCACCAACGCGGTCCGGCACAGCGGGGGCCCGGACGTGACCCTGCTGCTCACCGTCGACACCGGCACACTCACCGTGCACGTCATGGACAACGGCCGTTGGCGGCCCCGACCGGCCCTGCGCGACCTCGTCGACGATCCGGCCTGCGGCGGCCGGGGCCTGCGACTGGTCGAGGAGTACGCCGACAGCTGCGCCCTGTGGCGTACGGTCGCCGGCACCCGGGTGGAGGTGGGACTGTCCCTCGCCCAGGTATCGGCCACGCCGACCCCGGATCACGTGTACTGA